In one window of Archocentrus centrarchus isolate MPI-CPG fArcCen1 chromosome 11, fArcCen1, whole genome shotgun sequence DNA:
- the LOC115788630 gene encoding uncharacterized protein LOC115788630 isoform X1, whose amino-acid sequence MSLHEYADFIAVSRINGKCCSEIASMLCTHFGTRRGFSERNVRRWCAEQGLLTQFCSDSQLEVEVAEGIAETGSSFGRKMMTGYLSAKGIKASEGRVGKVLRSIHQPYHAARQQGARNLNPIPYNAEYMGHKLHLDQNEKLVMFGVTHVMAIDGFSKKIVSHSTMPVKNIIIIYEDVYRPALLSCGLWDQVRVDCGKEFYLALFIQERLAQYRYNCQRQPYIQTPSTRNHVIERMWSEVNARVNYPLKTALVQLVDMEELDMEDSTSKYCVSNLTCQMARIGITNVVEAWNAHRIPGKGIPNELAKGGCPAKIPEELLPNGAAAADLYQQEVGSALKRDSIFGLEPFSSEEAKQWTETEFGSHFDLFSLYQNVVHHNYGPFKDAVRFLIDITRCCV is encoded by the exons ATGTCGTTGCACGAATATGCAGATTTTATTGCAGTAAGCAGAATAAATGGCAAGTGTTGTAGCGAAATCGCATCAATGTTATGCACCCACTTCGGAACAAGACGGGGTTTTTCTGAGAGGAATGTGCGGAGATGGTGTGCTGAGCAGGGGCTGCTCACACAATTCTGTTCAGACAGCCAGCTTGAAGTTGAAGTCGCTGAAGGTATTGCTGAG ACTGGATCATCTTTTGGTCGAAAAATGATGACTGGATATCTTTCTGCAAAAGGCATTAAAGCTTCTGAAGGCAGAGTGGGCAAAGTGTTGAGAAGCATTCATCAACCCTATCATGCAGCAAGACAGCAG gGTGCCCGAAATCTCAACCCCATACCCTACAATGCAGAATACATGGGTCATAAGCTTCACTtagatcaaaatgaaaaacttgTTATGTTTGGAGTGACCCATGTCATGGCTATTGATGGTTTCAGCAAGAAGATTGTCAGTCATTCCACCATGCCGGtaaaaaacatcatcatcatttacgAGGATGTGTACAG ACCTGCTCTGCTTTCTTGTGGACTGTGGGATCAGGTCAGAGTTGACTGTGGGAAGGAGTTTTACCTGGCACTGTTCATCCAGGAAAGGCTGGCACAATACAGATACAATTGTCAGAGGCAGCCCTACATTCAGACACCTTCTACAAGG AACCATGTGATTGAGAGAATGTGGTCAGAGGTAAATGCCCGAGTCAACTATCCTCTGAAGACTGCTTTGGTACAACTGGTGGACATGGAGGAACTGGACATGGAGGACAGCACATCCAAGTACTGTGTGTCAAACTTGACATGCCAGATGGCCAGGATTGGTATCACTAATGTTGTAGAGGCATGGAATGCACACAGAATCCCAG GAAAAGGAATACCAAATGAACTGGCTAAAGGGGGGTGTCCTGCAAAAATTCCTGAGGAACTTCTGCCTAATGGTGCCGCTGCAGCTGACCTGTATCAGCAGGAGGTGGGATCAGCCTTGAAGAGAGATTCCATTTTTGGACTGGAGCCTTTCTCCTCTGAAGAAGCCAAACAGTGGACTGAAACAGAGTTTGgttctcattttgacttgttttcacTTTACCAAAACGTGGTTCATCATAACTATGGACCCTTTAAAGATGCTGTTAGGTTTCTTATTGACATCACCAGATGTTGTGTGTGA
- the LOC115788630 gene encoding uncharacterized protein LOC115788630 isoform X2, producing the protein MMTGYLSAKGIKASEGRVGKVLRSIHQPYHAARQQGARNLNPIPYNAEYMGHKLHLDQNEKLVMFGVTHVMAIDGFSKKIVSHSTMPVKNIIIIYEDVYRPALLSCGLWDQVRVDCGKEFYLALFIQERLAQYRYNCQRQPYIQTPSTRNHVIERMWSEVNARVNYPLKTALVQLVDMEELDMEDSTSKYCVSNLTCQMARIGITNVVEAWNAHRIPGKGIPNELAKGGCPAKIPEELLPNGAAAADLYQQEVGSALKRDSIFGLEPFSSEEAKQWTETEFGSHFDLFSLYQNVVHHNYGPFKDAVRFLIDITRCCV; encoded by the exons ATGATGACTGGATATCTTTCTGCAAAAGGCATTAAAGCTTCTGAAGGCAGAGTGGGCAAAGTGTTGAGAAGCATTCATCAACCCTATCATGCAGCAAGACAGCAG gGTGCCCGAAATCTCAACCCCATACCCTACAATGCAGAATACATGGGTCATAAGCTTCACTtagatcaaaatgaaaaacttgTTATGTTTGGAGTGACCCATGTCATGGCTATTGATGGTTTCAGCAAGAAGATTGTCAGTCATTCCACCATGCCGGtaaaaaacatcatcatcatttacgAGGATGTGTACAG ACCTGCTCTGCTTTCTTGTGGACTGTGGGATCAGGTCAGAGTTGACTGTGGGAAGGAGTTTTACCTGGCACTGTTCATCCAGGAAAGGCTGGCACAATACAGATACAATTGTCAGAGGCAGCCCTACATTCAGACACCTTCTACAAGG AACCATGTGATTGAGAGAATGTGGTCAGAGGTAAATGCCCGAGTCAACTATCCTCTGAAGACTGCTTTGGTACAACTGGTGGACATGGAGGAACTGGACATGGAGGACAGCACATCCAAGTACTGTGTGTCAAACTTGACATGCCAGATGGCCAGGATTGGTATCACTAATGTTGTAGAGGCATGGAATGCACACAGAATCCCAG GAAAAGGAATACCAAATGAACTGGCTAAAGGGGGGTGTCCTGCAAAAATTCCTGAGGAACTTCTGCCTAATGGTGCCGCTGCAGCTGACCTGTATCAGCAGGAGGTGGGATCAGCCTTGAAGAGAGATTCCATTTTTGGACTGGAGCCTTTCTCCTCTGAAGAAGCCAAACAGTGGACTGAAACAGAGTTTGgttctcattttgacttgttttcacTTTACCAAAACGTGGTTCATCATAACTATGGACCCTTTAAAGATGCTGTTAGGTTTCTTATTGACATCACCAGATGTTGTGTGTGA